In Streptomyces sp. TLI_146, the genomic stretch CTGGACGGCTATCGCGCCTCGCTGCAACTGGGGCTCGACCGGAAGCTGTTCGCGGGCCCGCGCGCCACGGCCACCTTCATCGGCCAGCTCACCGAGTGGATCGGCACGGACCGCAACTGGTTCGAGGAGTTCGTCGCGCCGGGCCCCGAGGCGCTGCGTCCCGAGCTGGACGCGGCCGCGCGCGTGGCGGGCGAGGCGCTGGTCGCCCTGCGCGACTGGCTGCGCGAGGTGTACGCGCCCGCGATCGCCGGGGCGCCCGACACGGTGGGCCGCGAGCGGTACGCCCGCTGGGTGCGCTACTTCAACGGGACGACCCTGGACCTCGACGAGGCGTACGCGTACGGCTGGTCCGAGTACCACCGCATCCTCGGTGAGATGAAGGCCGAGGCCGACAAGATCCTGCCGGGCGCGGGCCCCTGGGAGGCGCTGGCCCACCTCGACGAGCACGGCACCCACATCGAGGGCGTCGACGAGGTCCGCGAGTGGCTCCAGGCCCTGATGGACGAGGCGATCGCGGCCCTGGACGGCACGCACTTCGAACTCGCCGAGCGGGTACGGAAGGTGGAGTCGCACATCGCGCCCCCCGGCAGCGCCGCCGCGCCCTACTACACGGGCCCCTCGGAGGACTTCTCGCGCCCCGGCCGCACCTGGCTGCCGACCATGGGCGAGACCCGCTTCCCGGTGTACGACCTGGTCTCGACCTGGTACCACGAGGGCGTTCCCGGCCACCACCTGCAGATCGCGCAGTGGCGGCACGTGGCGGACCGGCTCTCGCGCTACCAGGCGACCATCGGCACGGTGAGCGCCAACGCCGAGGGCTGGGCGCTCTACGCCGAGCGGCTCATGGACGAGCTGGGCTTCCTGCCCGACCCGGAGCGGCGGCTGGGGTACTTGGACGCGCAGATGATGCGGGCCTGCCGGGTCATCGTCGACATCGGCATGCACCTGGAGCTGGAGATTCCGGACCACTCGCCGTTCCGTCCCGGCGAGCGGTGGACGCCGGAGCTGGCACAGGAGTTCTTCGGCAGCCACAGCGGACGCCCGGCGGACTTCGTGGAGAGCGAGCTCACCCGCTATCTGTCCGTGCCCGCCCAGGCGAT encodes the following:
- a CDS encoding DUF885 domain-containing protein, whose translation is MPDTSSSVLPRQVADAHVDALIELDPITGTYLGVRRSARLLPDFTPAGQAAVADLARATLARLDEAERLPGADSDSERRCARLLRERLTSELAVHDAQEGLRCISNLRSPVHSVRQVFTMMPVADEADWADVAARLTAVPAALDGYRASLQLGLDRKLFAGPRATATFIGQLTEWIGTDRNWFEEFVAPGPEALRPELDAAARVAGEALVALRDWLREVYAPAIAGAPDTVGRERYARWVRYFNGTTLDLDEAYAYGWSEYHRILGEMKAEADKILPGAGPWEALAHLDEHGTHIEGVDEVREWLQALMDEAIAALDGTHFELAERVRKVESHIAPPGSAAAPYYTGPSEDFSRPGRTWLPTMGETRFPVYDLVSTWYHEGVPGHHLQIAQWRHVADRLSRYQATIGTVSANAEGWALYAERLMDELGFLPDPERRLGYLDAQMMRACRVIVDIGMHLELEIPDHSPFRPGERWTPELAQEFFGSHSGRPADFVESELTRYLSVPAQAIGYKLGERAWLMGRENAKKHHGDAFDARAWHMAALSQGPLGLDDLVDELSKL